In the Kitasatospora terrestris genome, one interval contains:
- a CDS encoding inositol monophosphatase family protein produces MEKVAEILAEASAEAVEPRFRALAAGEVMEKAPGEVVTVADREAEQIISRRLRELLPVPVVGEEAVSADPELARSLHTEPAVWLVDPVDGTSNFVAGRPDFAVMAALVRAGQTVASWIWQPVTGTAYSAELGAGAWRDGHRLTCPPPAAEPEKWRGVLKSRFLDPAAHHRLRANARAFDHLDPGRSSAGIEYPLITVGEQDFILYWRTLPWDHAPGSLLVSEAGGRSARLDGLPYRPEAPGCQEGLLVAADPEQWERIHRILLDGDSPA; encoded by the coding sequence ATGGAGAAGGTGGCGGAGATCCTCGCCGAGGCGTCGGCGGAGGCGGTGGAACCCAGGTTCCGGGCGCTGGCCGCCGGCGAGGTGATGGAGAAGGCGCCCGGCGAGGTGGTCACGGTCGCCGACCGTGAGGCCGAGCAGATCATCTCCCGTCGGCTGCGCGAACTGCTCCCGGTGCCGGTGGTCGGCGAAGAGGCGGTCTCCGCCGACCCCGAGCTGGCCCGCTCCCTGCACACCGAGCCCGCCGTCTGGCTGGTCGACCCGGTGGACGGCACCTCGAACTTCGTGGCCGGCCGCCCGGACTTCGCGGTGATGGCCGCGCTGGTCCGCGCCGGGCAGACCGTGGCGTCCTGGATCTGGCAGCCGGTCACCGGGACGGCGTACAGCGCCGAGCTCGGCGCCGGCGCCTGGCGCGACGGCCACCGGCTGACCTGCCCGCCGCCCGCCGCGGAGCCGGAGAAGTGGCGCGGCGTCCTGAAGTCCCGCTTCCTCGACCCGGCGGCCCACCACCGGCTGCGGGCCAACGCCCGGGCCTTCGACCACCTCGATCCCGGCCGCAGCTCGGCCGGGATCGAGTACCCGCTGATCACCGTCGGCGAGCAGGACTTCATCCTGTACTGGCGCACCCTGCCGTGGGACCACGCGCCCGGCTCGCTGCTGGTCAGCGAGGCCGGCGGCCGCTCCGCCCGGCTGGACGGCCTCCCCTACCGGCCCGAGGCCCCCGGTTGCCAGGAGGGCCTGCTGGTCGCCGCCGACCCGGAGCAGTGGGAGCGGATCCACCGCATCCTGCTGGACGGCGACTCCCCCGCGTAG
- a CDS encoding type III PLP-dependent enzyme codes for MTVPTAAAELAELPAYLYDLAALRSHAAAVRAALPDRVELYYAAKANPEAPVLTALSGLVDGYEVSSGGELAHVHATVPDAPLAFGGPGKTPEEIAAALRLPAVRRWHVESERELHALAAAAATADRPVDVLLRANLPVGDGALAGVALAMGGRPTPFGMDPDRIEACLALLASPGFEHLRLRGIHAHLASGLPADEQLRLAERIVTWSTELAARHRLPLHEVNVGGGMAVDYDDPDARFDWARFGEGLGKLLAPHPGLTLRIEPGRALTAYCGWYATEVLDVKRSHGEDFAVVRGGTHHLRTPATRGHSQPFTVLPVDHWPHPWPRPGATDAPVTVSGQLCTPKDVLAARTPVAALRAGDRLLFAMAGAYAWNISHHEFLMHPRPAFHYLDPADPR; via the coding sequence GTGACCGTCCCGACCGCAGCGGCCGAGCTGGCCGAACTGCCGGCGTACCTGTACGACCTCGCGGCGCTGCGCTCCCACGCGGCCGCGGTCCGCGCCGCCCTGCCCGACCGGGTCGAGCTGTACTACGCCGCCAAGGCCAACCCCGAGGCGCCGGTGCTGACCGCGCTCAGCGGCCTGGTGGACGGCTACGAGGTTTCCTCCGGCGGCGAGTTGGCGCACGTCCACGCCACCGTCCCGGACGCGCCGCTGGCCTTCGGCGGCCCCGGCAAGACGCCCGAGGAGATCGCCGCCGCACTGCGGCTGCCCGCCGTCCGGCGCTGGCACGTGGAGAGCGAGCGGGAGCTGCACGCGCTCGCCGCGGCCGCCGCCACCGCCGACCGGCCCGTGGACGTCCTGCTCCGCGCCAACCTCCCGGTCGGCGACGGCGCGCTCGCCGGCGTCGCGCTGGCCATGGGCGGCCGCCCGACCCCGTTCGGCATGGACCCCGACCGGATCGAGGCCTGCCTCGCCCTGCTGGCCTCCCCCGGCTTCGAGCACCTGCGGCTGCGCGGCATCCACGCCCACCTGGCCAGCGGCCTGCCCGCCGACGAGCAGCTGCGCCTCGCCGAGCGGATCGTCACCTGGTCTACCGAGCTGGCCGCCCGCCACCGCCTCCCGCTGCACGAGGTCAACGTCGGCGGCGGGATGGCCGTCGACTACGACGACCCGGACGCCCGCTTCGACTGGGCCCGGTTCGGCGAGGGCCTCGGCAAGCTGCTGGCCCCGCACCCCGGCCTGACCCTGCGGATCGAACCCGGCCGCGCCCTCACCGCGTACTGCGGCTGGTACGCCACCGAGGTGCTCGACGTGAAGCGCAGCCACGGCGAGGACTTCGCGGTGGTCCGCGGCGGCACCCACCACCTGCGCACCCCGGCCACCCGCGGCCACTCCCAGCCCTTCACGGTGCTGCCCGTCGACCACTGGCCGCACCCGTGGCCCCGTCCCGGCGCCACCGACGCCCCGGTCACCGTCTCCGGCCAGCTGTGCACCCCCAAGGACGTGCTCGCCGCCCGCACCCCGGTCGCCGCACTGCGGGCCGGCGACCGGCTGCTCTTCGCGATGGCCGGCGCCTACGCCTGGAACATCTCGCACCACGAGTTCCTGATGCACCCGCGCCCGGCGTTCCACTATCTGGACCCCGCCGACCCCCGGTAA
- a CDS encoding response regulator: MIPGQRGGAGEGAISVLVVEDDPVAAAAHALYVQRAPGFHAFATVHSCGEALRTLERARAAGTPVDLILLDLYLPDGHGLQLCRTLRAAGHGADIIAVTSARDLAMVRQAVSAGVVQYLLKPFSGAALGDRLERYAQYRAQLARTGDATGQDEVDQALALLRTPERSALPKGLSAPTLDTVAGVLRAAESGLSAAAVGAAAGVSRITARRYLEHLVDSGLAAREPQYGQVGRPELSYRWRERRP; encoded by the coding sequence ATGATCCCCGGGCAGCGCGGCGGGGCGGGGGAGGGCGCCATCTCCGTGCTGGTGGTCGAGGACGATCCGGTCGCGGCGGCCGCGCACGCGCTCTACGTGCAGCGCGCCCCGGGCTTCCACGCCTTCGCGACCGTGCACAGCTGCGGCGAGGCCCTGCGCACCCTGGAGCGCGCCCGCGCCGCCGGCACCCCCGTCGACCTGATCCTGCTCGACCTGTACCTCCCCGACGGCCACGGCCTCCAGCTCTGCCGCACCCTGCGCGCCGCCGGCCACGGCGCCGACATCATCGCCGTCACCTCCGCCCGCGACCTGGCGATGGTCCGGCAGGCCGTCTCCGCCGGGGTGGTGCAGTACCTGCTCAAGCCGTTCAGCGGTGCCGCGCTCGGCGACCGCCTGGAGCGCTACGCCCAGTACCGCGCCCAACTCGCCCGCACCGGCGACGCCACCGGTCAGGACGAGGTCGACCAGGCCCTCGCGCTGCTCCGCACCCCCGAGCGCAGCGCCCTCCCCAAGGGCCTGTCCGCGCCCACCCTGGACACCGTCGCGGGGGTGCTCCGGGCCGCGGAGTCCGGCCTGTCCGCCGCGGCCGTCGGCGCGGCGGCGGGCGTCTCCCGGATCACCGCCCGCCGCTACCTGGAGCACCTGGTGGACAGCGGCCTCGCCGCCCGCGAACCCCAGTACGGCCAGGTCGGCCGGCCCGAGCTCTCCTACCGCTGGCGCGAACGGCGCCCCTGA
- a CDS encoding cytochrome P450, which yields MTAVQPEFTFPLDRRGDVLPEEVDLLREKHPVARVRTMTGDEAWLVSNYALAKQVLEDERFSLKDTANPGVPRQYALTIPPEVVDNMGNINSAGLRDAVMKTLSPRADRELAGWLEAQAHRLIDDLVAQGAPGELRDGFTEPYSAALHCRLLGIPTDDWRRLMAGIDVAFITSPKPFEGSTPNWYKDLGYMVEQLNAEPTQGLLGRFAELRRSPDAADRVSDELLATVALSLFGAGAVSTSSFLLHAIIHLVERPELAERIRREPQVIGRAVDELLRYNLSIGDALPRIALADVRLGEVEVERGELVLVLIEGANNDPEVFPHPERIDFDRESNPHLAFGGGRHFCPASALGRTHAEIAITALVERLPELRLALPVEQLAWRPGFIKRLPERLPVVW from the coding sequence ATGACCGCGGTACAGCCCGAGTTCACGTTCCCGCTCGACCGGCGCGGCGACGTGCTCCCGGAGGAGGTGGACCTGCTGCGGGAGAAGCACCCGGTGGCCAGGGTCCGCACCATGACCGGCGACGAGGCGTGGCTGGTGAGCAACTACGCGCTGGCCAAGCAGGTGCTGGAGGACGAGCGCTTCAGCCTCAAGGACACCGCCAACCCGGGGGTGCCGCGCCAGTACGCGCTGACCATCCCGCCGGAGGTGGTCGACAACATGGGCAACATCAACAGCGCCGGCCTGCGCGACGCCGTGATGAAGACCCTCTCGCCGCGCGCCGACCGCGAGTTGGCGGGCTGGTTGGAGGCGCAGGCGCACCGGCTGATCGACGACCTGGTCGCCCAGGGCGCCCCCGGCGAGCTGCGCGACGGCTTCACCGAGCCGTACTCGGCCGCGCTGCACTGCCGGCTGCTCGGCATCCCCACCGACGACTGGCGCCGGCTGATGGCCGGCATCGACGTCGCGTTCATCACCAGCCCGAAGCCCTTCGAGGGCTCGACCCCGAACTGGTACAAGGATCTCGGCTACATGGTCGAGCAGCTGAACGCGGAGCCCACCCAGGGCCTGCTCGGCCGGTTCGCCGAACTGCGCCGCTCGCCGGACGCCGCGGACCGGGTGAGCGACGAACTGCTGGCCACCGTCGCCCTGTCGCTGTTCGGCGCGGGCGCGGTCTCCACCTCCTCGTTCCTGCTGCACGCCATCATCCACCTGGTGGAGCGGCCCGAGCTCGCCGAGCGGATCCGCCGCGAGCCGCAGGTGATCGGCCGGGCGGTGGACGAGCTGCTGCGCTACAACCTGTCGATCGGCGACGCGCTGCCCCGGATCGCGCTCGCCGACGTGCGGCTGGGCGAGGTGGAGGTGGAGCGGGGCGAGCTGGTGCTGGTGCTGATCGAGGGCGCCAACAACGACCCGGAGGTCTTCCCGCACCCGGAGCGGATCGACTTCGACCGGGAGTCCAACCCGCACCTGGCGTTCGGCGGCGGCCGGCACTTCTGCCCGGCCTCGGCGCTGGGCCGCACCCATGCGGAGATCGCCATCACCGCGCTGGTCGAGCGGCTGCCCGAGCTGCGGCTCGCCCTCCCGGTGGAGCAGCTGGCCTGGCGCCCGGGCTTCATCAAGCGCCTGCCGGAGCGCCTGCCGGTGGTCTGGTAG
- a CDS encoding dihydrofolate reductase family protein: MGLIHIEMFATLDLVGQAPGGPDEDPEGFPFGGWQAPLLDEVTGAQIGAAYEGTDALLLGRRTYDIFAAYWPHQKGGEDGDIATLFNGIPKYVASRGTPDLPWAGSTRLGPDLAAAVREIRDRHRNIKVVGSLDLVQTLLREKLFDRLDLWIHPIVLGVGKKLFDGGAVPTNLTLLEPPAAAPSGTVLLRYGLADGIPATGDMSAPDRGL, from the coding sequence ATGGGCCTCATCCACATCGAGATGTTCGCGACCCTCGACCTCGTCGGGCAGGCACCCGGCGGCCCCGACGAGGACCCGGAGGGGTTCCCGTTCGGCGGCTGGCAGGCGCCCCTGCTGGACGAGGTCACCGGCGCGCAGATCGGCGCCGCGTACGAGGGCACCGACGCCCTGCTGCTCGGCCGGCGGACGTACGACATCTTCGCCGCCTACTGGCCGCACCAGAAGGGCGGCGAGGACGGCGACATCGCCACCCTCTTCAACGGCATCCCCAAGTACGTCGCCTCCCGCGGCACGCCCGACCTGCCGTGGGCCGGCTCCACCCGGCTCGGGCCCGACCTCGCCGCCGCGGTGCGGGAGATCCGCGACCGGCACCGGAACATCAAGGTGGTCGGCAGCCTCGACCTGGTGCAGACCCTGCTGCGCGAGAAGCTCTTCGACCGCCTCGACCTCTGGATCCACCCGATCGTCCTCGGCGTCGGCAAGAAGCTCTTCGACGGCGGCGCCGTCCCCACCAACCTCACCCTCCTCGAACCGCCGGCCGCCGCCCCCAGCGGCACCGTCCTCCTCCGCTACGGCCTCGCCGACGGCATCCCCGCCACCGGCGACATGAGCGCCCCCGACCGCGGCCTCTGA
- a CDS encoding diaminobutyrate--2-oxoglutarate transaminase family protein codes for MTLTVGTATPAPAGDAILRRQRIRESAARTYARSFPIVPVRANGMTVEGADGRRYLDCLSGAGTLALGHNHPVVLEAIRRTLDSGAPLHLLDLATAEKDDFTTALLESLPAGFAERARIHFCGPAGTDAVEAALKLMQTATGRRGALAFTGAYHGMTAGALAVTGSVAVKEPLPSGGEVTRLPFPYSYRCPFGVGGERGAELSAAYTERLLDDPSGGVLPPAAMIVEAVQGEGGVVPAPDGWLREMRRITTERGIPLILDEVQTGVGRTGAMWAVEHSGVVPDAMVLSKAIGGSLPLAVVVYREEYDGWRPGAHTGTFRGNTLAMAAGAATLRFVAANGLVARAETVGARMAARLDGARGRLPVIGDVRGRGLMLGVELVDPAAEPDSCGALPPDPRLAVRVREACLARGLIVELGGRHDAVLRLLPPLTITDEQTEAVLDRLCDAIAAA; via the coding sequence GTGACCCTCACCGTCGGCACCGCCACGCCGGCCCCCGCCGGCGACGCGATCCTGCGCCGCCAGCGCATCCGCGAGTCGGCCGCCCGCACCTACGCCCGGTCGTTCCCGATCGTGCCGGTCCGGGCCAACGGCATGACGGTGGAGGGCGCCGACGGCCGCCGCTACCTGGACTGCCTCTCCGGCGCGGGCACCCTCGCCCTCGGTCACAACCACCCGGTGGTGCTGGAGGCGATCCGCCGCACCCTGGACAGCGGCGCACCCCTCCACCTGCTCGACCTGGCGACCGCCGAGAAGGACGACTTCACCACCGCCCTGCTGGAGAGCCTCCCCGCCGGCTTCGCCGAGCGGGCCCGGATCCACTTCTGCGGCCCCGCCGGCACCGACGCGGTGGAGGCCGCGCTCAAGCTGATGCAGACCGCCACCGGCCGGCGCGGCGCGCTCGCCTTCACCGGCGCGTACCACGGCATGACCGCCGGCGCCCTCGCCGTCACCGGCAGCGTCGCGGTCAAGGAGCCGCTGCCCAGCGGCGGCGAGGTCACCCGGCTGCCGTTCCCGTACTCCTACCGCTGCCCGTTCGGGGTCGGCGGCGAGCGCGGCGCCGAGCTCTCCGCCGCGTACACCGAGCGGCTGCTCGACGACCCCTCCGGCGGGGTGCTGCCGCCCGCCGCGATGATCGTCGAGGCGGTGCAGGGCGAGGGCGGCGTCGTCCCCGCCCCCGACGGCTGGCTGCGCGAGATGCGGCGGATCACCACCGAGCGCGGCATCCCGCTGATCCTCGACGAGGTGCAGACCGGCGTCGGCCGGACGGGCGCGATGTGGGCCGTCGAGCACAGCGGTGTGGTGCCCGACGCGATGGTCCTGTCCAAGGCGATCGGCGGCAGCCTGCCGCTCGCCGTGGTGGTCTACCGCGAGGAGTACGACGGCTGGCGGCCCGGCGCGCACACCGGCACCTTCCGCGGCAACACCCTCGCCATGGCGGCCGGCGCGGCGACGCTGCGCTTCGTCGCCGCCAACGGGCTGGTGGCGCGCGCGGAGACGGTCGGCGCCCGGATGGCCGCCCGCCTGGACGGCGCGCGCGGCCGGCTGCCGGTGATCGGCGACGTCCGCGGCCGCGGCCTGATGCTGGGCGTCGAGCTGGTCGACCCCGCGGCCGAGCCCGACAGCTGCGGCGCCCTGCCGCCGGACCCGCGGCTCGCCGTCCGGGTGCGGGAGGCCTGCCTCGCCCGCGGCCTGATCGTCGAGCTCGGCGGGCGCCACGACGCGGTGCTGCGCCTGCTCCCACCGCTCACCATCACCGACGAGCAGACGGAGGCCGTCCTGGACCGCCTCTGCGACGCGATCGCCGCGGCATGA
- a CDS encoding pyridoxal phosphate-dependent decarboxylase family protein, translated as MSGDGAHGTEGPRGRPGGRPSQHVRRAPGPVAPGGPAGPRRPALATPAALGPLLDTVLAALAAGAARRGGPIVAGEPAAVTALVREAMAAAPGPEALARFTELLAYGGADPADPACAAHLHCPPLAVAAAADLAVSALNPSQDSWDQAPAATALETGLLAELAALVGFDPARSAGVLTSGGTESNLMGLMLARDQRLGPDVESVGVPAAARPRVLASAAAHFSVQRAAALLGLGERAVLPVAVDRTLRMDPAALAEALEGVRRRGETPVAVVATAGTTDTGAVDPLPEAAELAARYGAWLHVDAAYGGGALLSDRLAPLLDGVAAADSVSLDWHKLGWQPAAAGVFLVRDRAAYASLARRAVYLNPADDEEAGYPSLLGLSLRTTRRPDAFKLAVTLRTLGRAGLGELVDRCHDLAHAAAALVAAEPSLELHCDPVLTSVVFRFLPERRADADRVNAELRRELLRSGRAVVGRTELPGEGPGRVRLKLTLLNPHTTPADLAALLAAVVGTGRRVAGSS; from the coding sequence ATGAGCGGCGACGGCGCGCACGGGACCGAGGGGCCGCGAGGGCGGCCGGGCGGGCGGCCCTCGCAGCACGTCCGCCGCGCTCCGGGGCCGGTCGCGCCCGGCGGGCCCGCGGGCCCGCGGCGCCCCGCGCTCGCGACGCCCGCGGCGCTGGGCCCGCTGCTCGACACCGTGCTGGCCGCGCTCGCCGCCGGTGCGGCGCGGCGCGGCGGGCCGATCGTCGCGGGCGAGCCCGCCGCGGTCACCGCGCTGGTCCGGGAGGCGATGGCGGCCGCCCCGGGCCCCGAAGCGCTGGCGCGGTTCACCGAGCTGCTCGCGTACGGCGGCGCCGACCCCGCCGACCCGGCGTGCGCCGCGCACCTGCACTGCCCACCGCTGGCCGTCGCCGCCGCCGCCGACCTGGCGGTCAGCGCGCTCAACCCGTCGCAGGACTCCTGGGACCAGGCGCCCGCCGCGACCGCGCTGGAGACCGGGCTGCTGGCCGAGTTGGCGGCGCTGGTCGGCTTCGACCCGGCCCGCTCGGCGGGGGTGCTGACCTCGGGCGGTACGGAGTCCAACCTGATGGGCCTGATGCTGGCGCGGGACCAGCGGCTCGGCCCGGACGTGGAGTCGGTAGGCGTCCCGGCCGCCGCCCGGCCGCGGGTCCTCGCCTCCGCGGCGGCGCACTTCTCCGTGCAGCGCGCGGCCGCGCTGCTCGGCCTCGGTGAACGCGCCGTGCTCCCGGTCGCCGTCGACCGGACGCTGCGGATGGACCCTGCGGCGCTCGCCGAGGCACTGGAGGGGGTCCGGCGGCGCGGCGAGACGCCGGTCGCGGTGGTGGCCACCGCCGGCACCACCGACACCGGGGCGGTCGACCCGCTGCCGGAGGCGGCCGAGCTGGCGGCCCGGTACGGCGCCTGGCTGCACGTGGACGCGGCGTACGGCGGTGGCGCGCTGCTCTCGGACCGGCTGGCGCCGCTGCTCGACGGCGTCGCCGCCGCGGACTCGGTCTCGCTCGACTGGCACAAGCTGGGCTGGCAGCCCGCCGCCGCCGGGGTGTTCCTGGTCCGTGACCGGGCCGCCTACGCCTCGCTGGCCCGCCGCGCCGTGTACCTGAACCCGGCCGACGACGAGGAGGCCGGCTATCCGAGCCTGCTGGGCCTGTCGCTGCGCACCACCCGCCGACCGGACGCGTTCAAGCTGGCGGTCACCCTGCGCACGCTGGGCCGTGCCGGGCTCGGCGAGCTGGTCGACCGCTGCCACGACCTGGCGCACGCCGCCGCGGCGCTGGTAGCCGCCGAGCCGTCGCTGGAGTTGCACTGCGACCCGGTGCTGACCAGCGTGGTCTTCCGCTTCCTGCCGGAGCGGCGCGCGGACGCCGACCGGGTCAACGCCGAGCTCCGCCGTGAGCTGCTGCGCTCCGGCCGGGCGGTGGTGGGCCGCACCGAGCTCCCGGGCGAGGGGCCCGGCCGGGTGCGGCTGAAGCTGACCCTGCTCAACCCGCACACCACGCCCGCCGACCTGGCCGCCCTGCTGGCCGCGGTGGTGGGGACGGGCCGCCGGGTGGCCGGATCGTCCTAG
- a CDS encoding tRNA-dependent cyclodipeptide synthase, whose amino-acid sequence MSETLLSTTFSMFEAEPFSERCRAVFDRADHLLIGVSPGNSYFTSRRIAELVVWGREFFDAVDIVYADLHVDAQYAASGYPPEQAERRAAKEVKATRRRIRTAVAEAACSRVGVHGLSEFQDRPAYRELHREVLHALAVDPVLRAATEGMAGAFLRSRPAGADGPDAGQLAAGVEYIAAELPFFLDTPALLGVASSVSCYHVELPLTPVLFGRSEGLRAVPAQGYAVVRPAAVPQTAAAA is encoded by the coding sequence ATGAGCGAAACGCTCCTGAGCACCACATTCAGCATGTTCGAGGCGGAACCGTTCTCCGAGCGCTGCCGGGCGGTGTTCGACCGGGCAGACCACCTGTTGATCGGCGTGAGTCCGGGAAACAGCTATTTCACTTCTCGGCGGATCGCCGAACTCGTCGTCTGGGGACGCGAGTTCTTCGATGCCGTCGACATCGTCTACGCCGATCTGCACGTGGACGCCCAGTACGCGGCGTCCGGCTACCCGCCCGAACAGGCCGAGCGGCGGGCCGCCAAGGAGGTGAAGGCCACCCGGAGACGGATCCGCACCGCGGTGGCCGAGGCGGCGTGCAGCCGGGTCGGGGTGCACGGGCTCTCCGAGTTCCAGGACCGGCCCGCCTACCGGGAGTTGCACCGCGAGGTGCTGCACGCACTGGCCGTCGACCCGGTGCTGCGGGCGGCGACGGAGGGTATGGCCGGGGCCTTCCTGCGGTCCCGGCCGGCCGGGGCCGACGGACCCGACGCCGGGCAGCTGGCCGCCGGGGTCGAGTACATCGCCGCCGAGCTGCCGTTCTTCCTGGACACCCCGGCGCTGCTCGGCGTGGCCTCGTCCGTCTCCTGCTACCACGTCGAACTGCCGCTCACCCCGGTGCTGTTCGGCCGTTCCGAGGGCCTGCGCGCGGTGCCCGCCCAGGGGTACGCGGTGGTCCGTCCGGCCGCCGTCCCGCAGACCGCCGCCGCTGCCTGA
- a CDS encoding sensor histidine kinase: MPVHPNPPRRRRVLRSLAGQLFAVQVVIVAAVVAGGAVLAYLFTAHRYEESVRRQATAVAVALADSPTVRTAAAGPDPSAVLQPYAEQVRIDTGVDFITVMDPHGIRWTHRDPAQIGKPYVGHIQQALDGQVYAETATGTLGPSVRVIAPVLDGDRRVVGLVSAGITLHAISDQLRTPLLALTGVAAAALLLGGAGTYLANSRLRRHTHGMGADELSHLYDYHQATLHSVREGLVLLDGARRVVLCNDAARELLGLDGDLTGVPVDALGLPGSLTRALTAPAPVRDEVHLTAERVVLLNTSAVGPGLGTVVTLRDHTELQGLTGELDTVRGFADALAAQAHEAANRLHAVVSLIELGRHQDAVEFATAELALAQRLTDKVVAAVGEPVLAALLLGKAAQAAERGVDLVLTEDSRIDDGVLPDHLAARDLVTLLGNLIDNAVDAAIENAARHPGTPEVTVTARVDDGDLLLRVADTGAGIDPGAVGEVFRRGWTTKQHGRGLGLALVAQTARRNGGRIDVARDRGAVLTVHLPLRRAAHTAEVPR; encoded by the coding sequence ATGCCCGTCCACCCGAACCCTCCCCGGCGCCGCCGCGTGCTGCGCAGCCTCGCCGGGCAGCTGTTCGCGGTGCAGGTGGTCATCGTCGCCGCCGTGGTCGCCGGCGGCGCGGTCCTCGCGTACCTGTTCACCGCGCACCGCTACGAGGAGTCGGTCCGCCGCCAGGCCACCGCCGTCGCCGTCGCCCTCGCCGACTCCCCGACGGTCCGCACCGCCGCCGCCGGCCCCGACCCGAGCGCCGTCCTCCAGCCGTACGCCGAGCAGGTCCGGATCGACACCGGCGTCGACTTCATCACCGTGATGGACCCGCACGGCATCCGCTGGACCCACCGCGACCCCGCCCAGATCGGCAAGCCGTACGTCGGCCACATCCAGCAGGCGCTCGACGGGCAGGTCTACGCCGAGACCGCCACCGGCACCCTCGGCCCCTCGGTCCGGGTGATCGCCCCGGTCCTCGACGGCGACCGCCGGGTGGTCGGCCTGGTCAGCGCCGGCATCACCCTGCACGCCATCAGCGACCAGCTGCGCACCCCGCTGCTCGCCCTCACCGGCGTCGCCGCGGCCGCCCTGCTGCTCGGCGGCGCCGGCACCTACCTCGCCAACTCCCGGCTGCGGCGGCACACCCACGGCATGGGCGCCGACGAGCTCAGCCACCTGTACGACTACCACCAGGCCACCCTGCACTCCGTCCGCGAGGGCCTGGTCCTGCTGGACGGCGCCCGCCGGGTCGTGCTGTGCAACGACGCCGCCCGCGAACTGCTCGGCCTGGACGGCGACCTGACCGGCGTGCCGGTCGACGCGCTCGGCCTGCCCGGCTCGCTCACCCGGGCACTCACCGCCCCGGCGCCGGTCCGCGACGAGGTCCACCTGACCGCGGAACGCGTCGTCCTGCTCAACACCTCCGCCGTCGGACCCGGCCTCGGCACCGTGGTCACCCTCCGCGACCACACCGAACTCCAGGGCCTCACCGGTGAACTGGACACCGTCCGCGGCTTCGCCGACGCCCTCGCCGCCCAGGCCCACGAGGCCGCCAACCGGCTGCACGCCGTCGTGTCCCTGATCGAACTCGGCCGCCACCAGGACGCGGTGGAGTTCGCCACCGCCGAACTCGCCCTCGCCCAGCGGCTCACCGACAAGGTGGTCGCCGCCGTCGGCGAACCCGTCCTCGCCGCCCTGCTGCTCGGCAAGGCCGCCCAGGCCGCCGAACGCGGCGTCGACCTCGTCCTCACCGAGGACAGCCGGATCGACGACGGCGTCCTCCCCGACCACCTCGCCGCCCGCGACCTGGTCACCCTGCTCGGCAACCTGATCGACAACGCCGTCGACGCCGCGATCGAGAACGCCGCCCGGCACCCCGGCACCCCCGAGGTCACCGTCACCGCCCGCGTCGACGACGGCGACCTGCTGCTCCGGGTCGCCGACACCGGCGCCGGCATCGACCCCGGCGCGGTCGGCGAGGTCTTCCGCCGCGGCTGGACCACCAAGCAGCACGGCCGCGGCCTCGGCCTCGCCCTGGTCGCCCAGACCGCCCGCCGCAACGGCGGCCGGATCGACGTCGCCCGCGACCGCGGCGCCGTCCTCACCGTCCACCTGCCGCTGCGGCGCGCGGCGCACACCGCGGAGGTCCCCCGATGA
- a CDS encoding class I SAM-dependent methyltransferase, which yields MSYEAELAATRAFFAARAAGWDAKFPDDGPRYAAAIAELGPLDGAVVLDAGCGTGRALPLLRAAVGGAGTVLGLDLTPEMLARAARHAGDAALVAGDCGRLPLRDGALDLVFGAGLISHLPGPARGLRELARATRTGGRLALYHPVGRAALAARHGRRLTPDDLRAEPNLRPLLASAGWRLDSYTDRDTRFLAVATRV from the coding sequence ATGTCCTACGAAGCCGAACTGGCCGCCACTCGCGCCTTCTTCGCGGCCCGGGCCGCCGGCTGGGACGCCAAGTTCCCGGACGACGGGCCGCGGTACGCCGCCGCGATCGCCGAACTCGGGCCGCTGGACGGCGCGGTGGTGCTGGACGCCGGCTGCGGCACCGGCCGGGCGCTGCCGCTGCTGCGGGCCGCCGTCGGCGGGGCGGGCACCGTGCTCGGGCTCGACCTCACGCCCGAGATGCTCGCCCGGGCCGCCCGGCACGCCGGTGACGCGGCGCTGGTCGCGGGCGACTGCGGGCGGCTGCCGCTGCGCGACGGCGCGCTGGACCTGGTGTTCGGCGCCGGTCTGATCTCCCACCTGCCGGGCCCCGCACGGGGGTTGCGCGAACTGGCCCGGGCCACCCGGACCGGCGGCCGGCTCGCGCTCTACCACCCGGTCGGCCGCGCGGCCCTCGCCGCCCGGCACGGTCGCCGGCTCACCCCGGACGACCTGCGGGCGGAGCCCAACCTCCGTCCGCTGCTGGCCTCCGCCGGCTGGCGCCTGGACTCCTACACGGACCGGGACACCCGTTTCCTGGCCGTCGCCACCCGCGTCTGA